The Tenacibaculum jejuense genome includes a window with the following:
- a CDS encoding carboxymuconolactone decarboxylase family protein — MSKKVQEFNEYRSKMNEKILSSDNKVIKRIFNLDTNAYAEGHLSVKTKELLGLVASAVLRCDDCIAYHLDTAYKSGVTKEEMMETMSIATLVGGTIVIPHLRRAVEFWEALEEETPN, encoded by the coding sequence ATGTCGAAAAAAGTCCAAGAGTTCAATGAGTATCGCTCAAAAATGAACGAAAAGATACTATCAAGTGATAATAAAGTAATCAAAAGAATCTTTAATTTAGATACTAACGCTTATGCTGAAGGTCATTTATCTGTAAAAACCAAAGAGTTATTAGGATTAGTAGCTTCTGCTGTTTTACGTTGTGATGATTGCATAGCTTATCATTTAGATACTGCATACAAAAGCGGAGTTACTAAAGAAGAAATGATGGAAACTATGTCTATTGCTACTTTAGTTGGTGGAACCATTGTAATTCCTCATTTAAGAAGAGCTGTAGAATTTTGGGAAGCTCTAGAAGAGGAAACTCCAAATTAA
- a CDS encoding NAD(P)H-dependent oxidoreductase — protein sequence MKKLVIVTHPNIEDSKVNKKWINELKNDPSTYTIHSIYEVYPSLNFNVANEQSLIEKFDEIIFQFPLHWFSTPYALKKYIDEVFTYGWAFGEGGDKIKGKKIGLAISTGGSEEHYKAPNGIPLEDLLNDVILTFRFCGAEFTNLHRLYGAMFNPDEAVLEENTKAYLATF from the coding sequence ATGAAAAAATTAGTTATTGTTACACATCCTAATATTGAAGATTCGAAAGTCAACAAAAAATGGATCAATGAATTAAAAAATGATCCAAGCACATACACCATTCATTCCATATATGAAGTTTATCCATCACTTAACTTTAATGTAGCTAATGAACAGTCATTGATAGAAAAATTTGATGAAATTATATTTCAATTTCCTTTACATTGGTTTAGTACACCATATGCATTAAAGAAATACATTGATGAAGTATTTACTTACGGTTGGGCCTTTGGTGAAGGTGGAGATAAAATTAAAGGTAAAAAAATCGGATTAGCTATTTCAACTGGCGGTAGTGAAGAACATTATAAAGCTCCTAATGGTATTCCTTTAGAAGATCTTTTAAATGATGTTATTCTTACTTTTAGATTTTGCGGTGCTGAATTTACTAATTTACACAGGTTATACGGTGCTATGTTTAATCCTGATGAAGCTGTTTTAGAGGAAAATACTAAAGCTTATTTAGCCACTTTTTAA
- a CDS encoding putative type IX sorting system protein PorV2 codes for MKTKLVYIFLLISTLAQAQFRNFSNEFLNIGVDAAALGMSKAVVATTNDVNATYWNPAGLVNVEDYQGTLMHASYFAGIATYNYAGFAMPIDKQSAVGLSLIRFGVDDILNTTELIDSDGNIDFNRVSLFSAADYALNISYGRKMLLDGFSIGGNAKIVRRIIGDFATSWGFGFDLGIQFEKNGWRFGAMARDITTTFNTWAIDEDEFAKIRNAVPGQNQELPESTEITKPKLQVGVARDFKIGRYFNLLAEVDLNMRFAETNDIISTSFLSIDPAFGFQLDYDQLVYLRLGAGNFQNTTEFNGDKSLAVQPNFGLGFKYKGIQVDYALTNIGSVGNALFSNIFSIKFDYSFYR; via the coding sequence TTGAAAACAAAATTAGTTTACATTTTTCTTTTAATTTCTACATTGGCACAAGCTCAATTTAGAAATTTCTCTAATGAATTTTTAAATATTGGTGTAGATGCAGCTGCATTGGGAATGAGTAAAGCTGTTGTTGCCACTACTAATGATGTAAATGCTACATATTGGAATCCTGCAGGTTTAGTTAACGTTGAAGATTATCAGGGAACTTTAATGCATGCTTCATATTTTGCTGGAATTGCAACATATAATTATGCTGGTTTTGCTATGCCAATCGACAAACAAAGTGCAGTTGGTTTATCTTTAATTCGATTTGGAGTTGATGATATTTTAAACACAACAGAGTTAATTGATAGCGATGGTAACATCGATTTTAATAGAGTCAGCCTCTTCTCTGCTGCCGATTATGCTTTGAATATTAGTTATGGTAGAAAAATGTTATTAGATGGTTTTTCTATTGGAGGAAATGCAAAAATTGTAAGAAGAATTATTGGTGATTTTGCTACTTCTTGGGGATTTGGTTTCGATTTAGGAATTCAATTTGAAAAAAATGGTTGGAGATTTGGAGCTATGGCACGCGATATTACAACTACATTTAATACTTGGGCTATTGATGAAGATGAATTTGCAAAAATTAGAAACGCAGTACCTGGTCAAAATCAAGAATTACCAGAATCTACTGAAATTACCAAGCCAAAACTTCAAGTTGGTGTAGCCAGAGATTTTAAAATTGGTCGCTATTTTAATTTACTGGCAGAAGTAGATTTAAATATGAGGTTTGCAGAAACAAATGATATTATTTCAACTTCATTTTTAAGTATCGACCCTGCTTTTGGTTTTCAGCTCGATTATGATCAACTTGTATATCTACGTTTAGGTGCTGGTAATTTTCAAAATACCACAGAATTTAATGGAGATAAATCACTTGCAGTACAACCAAATTTTGGTTTAGGATTTAAATATAAAGGGATTCAAGTAGATTATGCCCTAACGAATATTGGAAGTGTTGGAAATGCATTGTTTTCTAATATTTTTTCTATTAAATTCGACTACAGTTTTTACCGATAA
- the tatC gene encoding twin-arginine translocase subunit TatC: MAQEKEMSFLDHLEELRWHIIRSIVAIFSVAILAFAFIKVIFDEVLLAHLKPDFVTYQFFCKAFTLIGIDSSFCNIEFSKELQVLNPTEELMTAIWSSLILGIIIAFPYVLWEIWRFIAPGLLESERKRSKGFIFSASSLFFSGILFSYYVILPMSVYFFYNFSIGDAIVKSFKLGAYISLITNTLIGVAIFFELPIIIYFLTKIGLVTPEFLRKYRKHALVVVLILSAIITPPDVASQIIVAVPIMFLYQVGIYISKYVIKKQQKNVEKSPRVQ, translated from the coding sequence ATGGCACAGGAAAAAGAAATGTCGTTTTTAGATCATCTTGAAGAATTAAGATGGCATATCATACGAAGTATAGTTGCTATATTTTCTGTAGCAATTTTAGCTTTTGCATTTATAAAAGTAATTTTTGATGAGGTTTTATTAGCGCATTTAAAACCTGATTTTGTAACCTATCAATTTTTCTGCAAAGCATTTACTTTAATAGGAATAGATAGTAGCTTTTGTAATATTGAATTTTCTAAAGAATTACAGGTTTTAAATCCTACTGAAGAGTTAATGACAGCAATTTGGTCTTCTTTAATTTTAGGAATTATTATAGCTTTTCCTTACGTTTTATGGGAAATATGGCGATTTATAGCGCCAGGTTTACTAGAAAGTGAACGTAAAAGATCAAAAGGATTTATTTTTTCTGCTTCTTCCCTATTCTTTTCAGGAATTCTTTTTAGTTATTATGTCATCTTACCAATGTCTGTGTATTTCTTTTACAATTTTTCTATTGGTGATGCGATTGTAAAAAGCTTTAAATTAGGCGCGTATATTAGTTTAATTACGAATACGTTAATTGGAGTTGCCATATTTTTTGAGCTTCCAATTATTATTTACTTCCTAACAAAAATAGGTCTAGTTACTCCAGAATTTTTAAGAAAATACAGAAAACATGCATTGGTTGTTGTACTAATATTATCAGCAATAATAACACCTCCAGATGTTGCAAGTCAGATTATTGTAGCTGTGCCCATCATGTTTTTATATCAAGTCGGAATTTACATTTCTAAATATGTAATTAAAAAACAACAAAAAAATGTCGAAAAAAGTCCAAGAGTTCAATGA
- a CDS encoding toxin-antitoxin system YwqK family antitoxin gives MKNIKLFFLSFIVLIYNVFSQEKDTLYFNAKWEKTTKKDHKFYRPLPLKKVDSLSFIQDFYRNGNLQMQGYVYTNQQNKYVGDIFWYTKEGYDASNSQYINSTNQPLTYYHNNGKVWKINTYKNAVKHGKIKLYNNSGVEIGNDHYKNGLKLNDTIHRFSRIYYSTNGNKKIAFNANVKRVFKSVKAMYWMNTGKLATITNYDKHNHISEEKIYEENGDLLKTYTEDDFLKNDFINGNYYEAKTNNGFVVAIDSSETYSYRNQIVKINDINLIHIEDQNVDFYKKAGSNVYQSFYYDILYDDYNNKTVTAFTTDGFSTRKYVYDKIFDKDDTVITINQVKEQSVEELFQSLRNVAWGSNYIEKKRYANDSIKHKTSFKYFTNQIFAYVDEAFDTNKHGGFGSFYTEKDDDKKKWRVDDQEFFSTYVFLLNENKPILVLTKEDDVVYCIIPTNNDKFVVNFKDNNDSVIKKMNYVDFNNYTLEMLMRYQNAKEFYNVKKNKQKQFLTNTFNEIILEKGYDSIQLAQQYIIAKDNNKIDVYNLQLKKLPLKNIRQVYNDRGNLQVLTSNEVYYVDVLGNKTNRNSISYSFCGTVSSTDFSIMKHDSKASVNAIKIHYGGMGRGYSYNEILEIDNLDTSYDLKFLNNTKQDGYDGNSGFVDGYVNRTNMLVVSKNKKFGLYTFTTENVKFKRRKNKNKKKTVDENGIELPEIIDINAPEYGKTQAKELLPVMYDSITLREPLIIVEKDNSYGIFSSEMSLQYKILGKVYNNFMSYEKLNGEKGWIDVRTLQEFPNL, from the coding sequence ATGAAAAACATAAAATTATTTTTTTTATCATTTATTGTGTTGATTTATAATGTTTTTTCTCAAGAAAAAGACACATTATATTTTAATGCTAAATGGGAAAAAACGACCAAAAAAGATCATAAGTTTTACAGACCCTTACCGTTAAAGAAAGTTGATAGTCTTTCTTTTATTCAAGATTTTTACAGAAATGGTAATCTACAAATGCAAGGTTATGTATACACTAATCAACAAAATAAATACGTTGGAGATATATTTTGGTATACAAAAGAAGGCTACGATGCCTCTAATTCACAATACATAAACTCCACAAATCAGCCACTTACTTATTACCACAATAATGGAAAAGTTTGGAAAATTAATACGTATAAAAATGCTGTTAAGCACGGTAAAATAAAATTATATAATAATAGCGGGGTTGAAATTGGAAATGATCATTACAAAAATGGTTTGAAATTAAATGATACTATTCATAGATTCTCTAGAATATATTATTCTACAAATGGAAATAAAAAAATAGCATTCAATGCAAATGTGAAACGTGTCTTTAAATCGGTAAAAGCTATGTATTGGATGAATACAGGAAAGCTAGCAACCATTACTAATTATGATAAACATAACCACATATCTGAAGAGAAAATTTACGAAGAGAATGGTGATTTGCTAAAAACCTATACCGAAGACGATTTTTTGAAGAATGATTTTATTAATGGAAATTATTATGAAGCAAAAACAAATAATGGATTTGTTGTTGCTATAGATAGCAGTGAAACATACAGCTATAGAAATCAAATCGTAAAAATTAACGATATCAATTTAATTCATATTGAAGATCAGAATGTAGACTTTTACAAGAAAGCAGGCTCAAATGTTTATCAGAGTTTTTATTATGATATTTTGTATGACGATTATAATAATAAGACTGTTACAGCTTTTACAACAGATGGTTTTAGTACTAGGAAATATGTGTATGATAAAATTTTTGATAAAGATGATACTGTTATTACTATCAATCAAGTTAAGGAACAATCTGTTGAAGAATTGTTTCAATCGTTAAGAAATGTAGCTTGGGGAAGTAATTACATAGAAAAAAAGCGATATGCTAATGACAGTATTAAACATAAGACGAGTTTTAAATACTTTACAAATCAAATTTTTGCCTATGTAGATGAAGCTTTCGATACGAATAAACATGGTGGTTTTGGTTCCTTTTACACAGAAAAAGATGATGATAAAAAAAAGTGGCGTGTAGATGATCAAGAATTTTTCTCGACATATGTTTTTCTTTTAAATGAAAATAAGCCCATATTAGTATTAACGAAAGAAGATGATGTCGTTTACTGTATCATACCAACAAACAATGATAAGTTCGTAGTGAATTTTAAAGACAATAATGATAGTGTAATAAAAAAAATGAACTACGTTGATTTTAATAATTATACTCTAGAAATGCTCATGCGTTATCAAAATGCAAAAGAGTTTTATAATGTAAAAAAGAACAAACAAAAACAGTTTTTAACAAATACTTTTAATGAAATAATTTTAGAAAAAGGATATGATAGTATTCAATTAGCACAACAATACATTATAGCTAAAGACAATAATAAAATTGATGTTTATAACTTACAATTAAAAAAATTACCATTAAAAAACATTAGACAGGTTTATAATGATAGAGGGAATTTACAAGTATTAACAAGTAATGAAGTATACTATGTTGATGTTTTAGGAAATAAAACAAATAGAAATTCAATATCGTATTCTTTTTGTGGTACTGTTAGTTCAACAGATTTTTCAATTATGAAACATGATTCCAAAGCTTCTGTAAATGCAATTAAGATTCATTATGGAGGAATGGGAAGAGGATATAGTTATAATGAAATATTAGAAATTGATAATTTAGATACTTCATATGATTTGAAATTTTTAAATAATACAAAACAAGACGGATATGATGGAAATAGTGGTTTTGTAGATGGTTACGTGAATCGAACAAATATGCTAGTTGTATCAAAAAACAAAAAATTTGGATTGTATACTTTTACTACTGAAAACGTAAAGTTTAAAAGAAGAAAAAATAAAAATAAAAAGAAAACTGTAGATGAAAATGGAATTGAACTTCCAGAAATTATTGATATAAATGCTCCTGAATATGGAAAAACACAAGCAAAAGAGTTACTACCAGTCATGTATGATAGCATAACGTTACGAGAACCTTTAATTATCGTTGAAAAAGATAATTCTTATGGTATTTTTTCTTCCGAAATGTCTTTACAATATAAAATCTTAGGAAAAGTATATAATAACTTTATGTCCTATGAAAAGTTGAATGGTGAGAAAGGATGGATTGATGTAAGAACATTACAAGAGTTCCCTAATTTGTAA
- the lptB gene encoding LPS export ABC transporter ATP-binding protein: MILRADNIQKIYGSRKVVKGISLEVQQGEIIGLLGPNGAGKTTSFYMIVGMIKPNGGNIYLDDERITEDAMYKRAQKGIGYLAQEASVFRKLSVEDNILSVLEFTDRTKEERKQRLEELIDEFSLGHVRKNRGDLLSGGERRRTEIARCLASDPKFILLDEPFAGVDPIAVEDIQGIVAKLKNKNIGILITDHDVQATLAITDRSYLMYQGGILKEGIPEELAADEMVRKVYLGKDFELKKKKF, from the coding sequence ATGATTTTAAGAGCAGATAACATACAGAAAATCTACGGTAGTCGTAAAGTTGTAAAAGGAATTTCTTTAGAAGTACAACAAGGAGAAATTATAGGTTTATTGGGACCAAATGGAGCTGGTAAAACTACTTCTTTCTACATGATTGTTGGTATGATTAAGCCGAATGGCGGAAATATTTACCTTGATGATGAAAGAATTACTGAAGATGCTATGTACAAACGTGCTCAAAAAGGGATAGGATATTTAGCACAAGAAGCTTCTGTTTTTAGAAAGCTATCTGTTGAAGACAATATTCTATCCGTTTTAGAATTTACAGATCGTACCAAAGAAGAACGCAAACAAAGATTAGAAGAATTAATCGATGAGTTTAGTTTAGGTCATGTTCGTAAAAACAGAGGTGATTTATTGTCTGGTGGAGAAAGAAGACGTACCGAAATTGCACGTTGTTTAGCTTCTGATCCCAAGTTTATTTTGTTAGATGAACCTTTTGCTGGTGTAGACCCTATTGCTGTAGAAGATATTCAAGGAATTGTAGCCAAACTTAAAAACAAAAATATAGGTATTTTAATTACAGATCACGATGTTCAGGCTACTTTAGCAATTACAGATCGATCTTATTTAATGTATCAAGGTGGTATTTTGAAAGAAGGTATTCCTGAAGAGTTAGCTGCTGATGAAATGGTTAGAAAAGTATATTTAGGTAAAGATTTTGAGCTTAAAAAGAAGAAATTTTAA
- a CDS encoding CDP-alcohol phosphatidyltransferase family protein, translating into MNIKKHIPNIITLGNLFCGTVAAILAVRGFFYETAIFVGIGIVLDFLDGFAARLLQVQGELGKQLDSLADMVTSGVVPGIVMLQFMVHSAYYREFGFSSWDSALDIGLGLDNLLSVELLGLLLTLFAGYRLAKFNIDTRQTDSFIGLPTPAMNLFVVSLPMIAGYTKSEFVLNIIHNQFFLIAVTLILSFLMISELPLFSLKFKSAKLKDNLLKYSFILTSVVLLILLKFLAIPLIIILYILLSVFNTVVMKQK; encoded by the coding sequence ATGAATATTAAAAAACACATTCCAAATATTATCACACTCGGCAATTTATTTTGTGGTACGGTAGCCGCAATTTTAGCTGTCCGAGGTTTTTTTTATGAAACAGCAATTTTTGTTGGAATTGGAATTGTTCTCGATTTCTTAGACGGTTTTGCTGCTAGATTGTTACAGGTTCAGGGAGAATTAGGGAAACAATTAGATAGTTTGGCAGATATGGTAACAAGTGGAGTAGTACCAGGAATAGTGATGTTACAGTTTATGGTTCATAGTGCTTATTACAGAGAATTTGGATTTTCTTCTTGGGACTCTGCTTTAGATATCGGACTAGGGTTAGATAATTTACTTTCTGTAGAATTATTAGGGTTATTACTAACACTTTTTGCGGGTTATCGATTAGCTAAATTTAATATTGATACAAGACAAACAGATAGTTTTATAGGTTTACCTACACCAGCAATGAATTTATTTGTGGTTTCTTTACCAATGATAGCTGGTTATACAAAATCAGAGTTTGTATTGAATATTATCCATAATCAGTTCTTTTTAATCGCGGTAACTCTAATTTTAAGTTTTTTAATGATTTCTGAACTTCCGTTATTTTCATTAAAATTTAAATCGGCTAAACTTAAAGATAATCTTTTAAAATATAGCTTTATACTAACTTCTGTTGTTCTGTTAATTTTATTGAAGTTTTTAGCTATTCCACTCATCATTATACTCTATATTTTATTATCTGTATTCAATACTGTAGTAATGAAACAAAAATAA
- a CDS encoding winged helix-turn-helix transcriptional regulator: MKFVTTYPKVKKCQASYVLAVNDTLNVLNGKWKLPIIASLLYGRKRFKDIQANIDKITPRMLSKELKDLEMNGIVLRIVQDSRPVLIEYELTESGKTITKVLDSMVEWGLKHRELTIGS; this comes from the coding sequence ATGAAATTTGTAACAACATATCCCAAAGTTAAAAAGTGCCAGGCTAGTTATGTTTTAGCCGTAAATGATACATTAAATGTACTCAATGGTAAATGGAAACTACCTATTATAGCTTCGTTGTTATATGGTAGAAAGCGTTTTAAAGATATACAAGCAAATATTGACAAGATTACTCCAAGAATGTTGTCAAAAGAGTTAAAAGATCTTGAAATGAATGGAATTGTGTTAAGAATTGTTCAAGATAGTCGTCCTGTTTTAATAGAATATGAGTTAACAGAATCAGGAAAAACCATAACAAAAGTGTTAGATAGTATGGTAGAGTGGGGATTAAAACACAGAGAACTAACTATTGGCTCGTAA
- a CDS encoding YheT family hydrolase, which translates to MPLLKNQLTTSFPFKNPHVNTIYKFFTAKDKPDYKRVRVNTWDNDFIDLDFLPNNSFSLIVLIHGLEGSSQSSYMISTANYLHNLGYDVMCINLRSCSGEDNNILKTYHAGKTDDVHFILKYVEENYDYQNIILSGFSLGGNLTLKYLGEYENQIPSVVKGGIAVSVPIDLTSSQAELSKLKNKLYMQEFLRTLKAKVNLKAQKFDEFNPDKRLIARASSFRDFEEIYTAPVFGFDSPEDYWEKASSKPYLKNIEHKTLLINAKDDSFLSIECYPYELAENSSNFFLLTPKYGGHVGFVSSFNDQSYWIEKQFVNFIQNELNIYA; encoded by the coding sequence ATGCCTTTACTTAAAAATCAGCTTACTACTAGTTTTCCTTTTAAGAATCCTCATGTAAACACCATTTACAAATTTTTTACTGCTAAAGATAAACCTGATTACAAAAGAGTTAGAGTAAATACCTGGGATAATGATTTTATAGATTTAGATTTTCTCCCAAATAATTCTTTTTCTTTAATTGTTTTAATTCATGGATTAGAAGGTAGTTCTCAATCAAGTTATATGATATCTACAGCAAATTACCTGCATAATTTAGGTTACGACGTTATGTGTATAAATTTGAGAAGCTGCAGCGGTGAAGACAATAATATTTTAAAAACTTATCATGCTGGTAAAACAGATGATGTACATTTTATTTTAAAATATGTAGAGGAAAATTATGATTATCAAAATATCATTTTAAGTGGTTTTAGTCTTGGAGGAAACTTAACTTTAAAATACTTAGGTGAATATGAAAATCAAATCCCTTCTGTTGTAAAAGGAGGTATTGCTGTTTCTGTCCCAATCGATTTAACGAGTTCTCAGGCTGAATTAAGTAAGTTAAAAAACAAATTATACATGCAAGAGTTTTTAAGAACTTTAAAAGCAAAAGTTAATTTAAAAGCTCAAAAGTTTGATGAATTTAATCCTGATAAAAGATTAATTGCTAGAGCTTCTTCTTTTAGAGATTTTGAAGAAATTTATACAGCTCCGGTTTTTGGTTTTGATAGCCCTGAAGATTATTGGGAAAAAGCAAGTAGCAAGCCTTACTTGAAAAACATTGAGCATAAAACTTTATTAATTAACGCTAAAGACGATTCTTTTTTATCTATAGAGTGTTATCCTTATGAGTTGGCAGAAAATTCTTCAAACTTCTTCTTATTAACTCCTAAATATGGTGGTCATGTAGGTTTTGTTTCATCTTTTAACGATCAATCGTATTGGATAGAAAAACAATTTGTTAATTTTATTCAAAATGAGCTAAATATCTACGCTTAA